One window of Burkholderia thailandensis E264 genomic DNA carries:
- a CDS encoding helix-turn-helix domain-containing protein, which translates to MPNLSSSRQHPTLVALGRAIRRIRKDRGLSQEQLALTAGIDVSYLGRVERGDNNASVLALHYIAEALGMTMTALMTEAGL; encoded by the coding sequence ATGCCAAATCTCAGCAGCAGCCGCCAACACCCCACTCTCGTTGCCCTTGGACGTGCGATCCGGCGCATTCGCAAGGATCGCGGTTTGTCGCAGGAACAACTGGCGCTGACCGCTGGAATCGATGTGAGCTATCTAGGGCGCGTGGAACGCGGTGACAACAATGCGTCTGTTCTCGCGTTGCATTACATCGCCGAAGCACTTGGCATGACGATGACGGCGCTGATGACCGAAGCGGGCTTATGA
- a CDS encoding recombinase family protein gives MAIFGYGRVSTREQTTENQRLEIENAGFKVDYWFTDEGISGKTHASQRPQFVAMLDKIRDGETLVVSRLDRLGRDAEDVLRTVRTLAERKIEVIVLQLGKLDLGSSAGKLMLTMLSAVAEMERSLLVERTQAGLVRAKAEGKTLGRPSKTTPAQREEMKGKYAAGETVSALARTYGISRASVLAVVNPSREPTGFGADGVPVALIDWDRRKSRGA, from the coding sequence ATGGCGATCTTCGGGTACGGTCGGGTCAGCACGCGCGAACAGACAACCGAGAATCAGCGTCTCGAAATCGAGAATGCTGGATTCAAGGTCGATTACTGGTTCACGGACGAAGGCATCAGCGGCAAGACCCATGCGTCGCAGCGCCCGCAGTTCGTCGCGATGTTGGACAAGATCAGGGATGGCGAGACGTTGGTTGTCTCCCGTCTCGACAGATTGGGACGCGATGCCGAAGATGTTCTGCGGACCGTGCGGACGTTGGCCGAACGCAAGATCGAAGTTATCGTGCTTCAACTCGGGAAACTCGATCTGGGGTCATCTGCCGGGAAGCTGATGCTCACGATGTTGTCTGCTGTTGCGGAAATGGAGCGTTCACTGCTGGTGGAGCGCACGCAAGCCGGATTGGTGCGTGCGAAGGCAGAAGGCAAAACCCTTGGCAGACCGTCCAAGACAACGCCAGCGCAACGCGAAGAGATGAAGGGCAAGTACGCGGCGGGTGAGACGGTAAGTGCCTTGGCGCGGACCTACGGCATCTCACGGGCGAGTGTGCTGGCCGTGGTGAATCCGTCACGTGAACCGACTGGTTTCGGAGCGGACGGCGTACCGGTCGCACTCATCGATTGGGATCGTCGCAAGTCGCGCGGCGCATGA
- a CDS encoding ATP-dependent nuclease: MKISFGSPHKSIKSFPTVELPDFVVLTGVNGAGKSHFLQALEAGLLRIEEVPHNPHTRNIRRFDWSNMVPNDSGSFAGFQAKQERSQMWSQLSSLAAPLLPQIQQICGQYPTLSKFSVKQLTLLTPEILSAEGFTESEATAILQQIQNLTNNVDQALTQQFVQQDPQNRSRLLSGIRASTQLRLAAFEEEDFYENFPLTWQPVDMFQQSFARLFAEYQENHTRNQFKKFLNSQGENHRVFSEDEFVSRYGVAPWNFVNDILETANLSFRINAPDKFDERPYEPNLVDQITGIRVKFNDLSSGEKILMSFALCLYYAKDKRQIVEYPQVLLFDEIDAPLHPSMTQSLLRTIETVLIGQHKIKVILTTHSPSTVALAPEESLYAMRKGDTNRLVKTSKDSALSILMEGVPSLSMHYQNRRQVFTESHYDAEFYEAFYEKLKSRLIPEISLTFIAAGGAKDGGCAHVRDVVSKLHGAGNGTVFGIIDWDCVNSSADRVKVLGQGLRYSIENYIFDPILIAAFLFRERFVSREELKLTEDETHADFTRFSDDRLQGIADFVVAKVKQRLTSEVATDTIECRYVGGNSIRVPSWYMTMQGHDLEGLLKSTFDELKRFHREGDLKRAIILKVIDELRSLIPDCLLKLFSSIQAT, translated from the coding sequence ATGAAAATAAGCTTCGGTTCTCCCCACAAGTCAATAAAATCGTTCCCTACGGTCGAACTGCCAGATTTTGTGGTGCTGACTGGCGTAAACGGCGCTGGTAAAAGTCATTTCCTACAGGCGCTTGAAGCTGGATTGCTTCGCATCGAAGAAGTCCCCCATAACCCGCATACTAGAAATATCCGGCGGTTTGATTGGTCCAACATGGTTCCGAACGACAGCGGATCGTTTGCGGGATTCCAAGCAAAGCAAGAACGATCACAAATGTGGTCGCAACTCTCATCCCTTGCTGCACCGTTATTACCGCAGATACAGCAGATTTGCGGCCAATACCCAACGTTATCGAAATTCAGCGTTAAGCAATTGACTTTGCTTACGCCTGAAATATTGAGCGCGGAAGGATTCACAGAATCTGAAGCCACGGCAATACTTCAGCAAATTCAGAACTTAACCAACAATGTCGATCAGGCATTAACTCAGCAATTTGTACAACAAGACCCGCAAAACCGTTCGCGGCTTTTGTCTGGAATTCGGGCATCAACACAACTTCGACTAGCAGCGTTCGAAGAAGAAGATTTTTACGAGAACTTCCCGCTGACGTGGCAACCGGTAGATATGTTTCAGCAGTCGTTCGCTCGACTATTTGCCGAATACCAAGAAAATCACACAAGAAATCAGTTCAAGAAATTTCTCAATTCGCAAGGCGAAAATCACCGAGTATTCAGCGAAGACGAATTCGTATCGCGATATGGAGTTGCCCCGTGGAATTTTGTTAATGACATTCTGGAAACCGCAAATTTAAGTTTCCGGATTAATGCACCGGACAAGTTCGACGAGCGCCCGTATGAACCAAATCTCGTAGACCAAATCACTGGTATCCGGGTAAAATTTAATGATCTATCTTCTGGCGAAAAGATTTTAATGTCTTTCGCGCTCTGCCTATATTACGCGAAAGACAAAAGGCAGATTGTCGAATATCCACAAGTGTTGCTGTTCGACGAAATAGATGCACCGCTACATCCTTCAATGACGCAATCGCTGCTGCGCACGATTGAGACTGTATTGATAGGCCAACACAAGATTAAGGTCATTTTAACGACGCACTCCCCTTCGACGGTAGCATTAGCGCCGGAAGAATCGTTGTACGCCATGAGAAAGGGCGATACCAATCGGTTGGTAAAGACATCGAAGGACAGTGCGCTTTCCATCCTGATGGAAGGCGTGCCGTCTTTAAGCATGCACTATCAAAATCGCCGTCAGGTTTTTACGGAAAGCCATTACGATGCAGAGTTCTACGAAGCGTTCTACGAAAAACTAAAGTCGCGTCTCATCCCCGAAATTTCCCTGACCTTCATTGCAGCAGGTGGCGCAAAGGATGGCGGATGCGCTCATGTTCGCGATGTTGTAAGCAAGTTGCACGGCGCAGGGAACGGAACGGTTTTTGGCATAATCGATTGGGATTGCGTTAATTCCAGCGCCGACCGCGTGAAGGTGCTAGGACAAGGCTTGCGATACAGTATCGAAAATTACATTTTTGACCCAATTCTAATTGCCGCATTTCTTTTTAGAGAGCGATTTGTATCGCGAGAAGAACTAAAACTCACCGAAGACGAAACGCACGCCGATTTCACTCGATTCAGTGATGACAGATTGCAAGGCATCGCAGACTTTGTCGTAGCAAAGGTAAAGCAGCGATTAACGAGTGAAGTTGCGACCGACACCATAGAGTGTCGCTATGTCGGTGGTAATTCCATTCGCGTGCCGAGTTGGTATATGACCATGCAAGGTCACGATCTTGAAGGCTTACTTAAATCAACCTTTGATGAATTGAAACGCTTCCACAGAGAAGGCGATTTAAAAAGAGCGATAATCTTAAAAGTGATTGACGAGCTTCGATCATTGATACCCGACTGCTTGCTTAAACTCTTCTCATCGATACAGGCAACGTGA
- a CDS encoding AAA family ATPase: protein MSALPVQKKPVALPVNFEGIPASLKERPQWLLWQYEYDGKRWTKVPKQSNGRHASTKNPNTWTNFDQVRDEYQSGEFDGIGIVLVDGLFGIDFDHVLDADCNPEAWADDVLRQFPHTYVERSPSGDGLHLFGLGELVECGKAGPGNRLECYDQKSPRYFTMTGHEFRSGYDVTEQQEGQSWLHEHYYSQSAKPVDSNVVELVQRQGKVLTDDEIIERASHIGDGERFRNLFHDGHCFDHPSASEADLALCNMFARFTRDADQIDGLFRRSGLYREKWDESHTAGQTYGQTTISKALTGENAAKQVEAAVPRTGGFVRAADAMAETTTVDWLIDGVMEQGTSCMLFGASGSGKSFVAIDWSCCIATGTDWHGQDVAPGAVFYIVGEGQKGFNRRLFAWEKANDVSLHTAPLYLWQSPVPLSDPNSVKRLADDITKAASENEPPRMIVIDTLARNIGGADENSNRDMGLLMNLLDTHLRLPFNASVVIVHHSGNGDKDRLRGASGLTGAVDYEYRVDKKGDERSLVCKKNKEGEEGTEHHFRIERVPLDDGMSSAALVMLDATSKKAAGAKLGDAAKTCLRVLRDITEFEGVEPPDELKQALGLMYPPLVVPKSKLKQASIEAGISNGSPDACRRAFDRAFDRLVNEANLVATYGDYVWSK, encoded by the coding sequence ATGTCGGCGCTACCTGTCCAAAAAAAGCCGGTCGCCTTGCCGGTCAACTTCGAAGGCATTCCCGCATCGCTGAAAGAGCGTCCGCAGTGGCTCCTGTGGCAGTACGAGTATGACGGTAAGCGGTGGACGAAGGTCCCGAAGCAATCGAACGGACGCCACGCAAGCACGAAGAATCCCAACACGTGGACGAATTTCGATCAGGTCCGTGACGAGTATCAAAGTGGTGAGTTCGACGGTATCGGCATCGTTCTTGTCGATGGCTTGTTCGGTATCGATTTCGATCATGTGCTGGATGCGGACTGCAACCCGGAAGCATGGGCCGACGACGTGCTGCGACAGTTTCCACATACATACGTCGAGAGATCGCCGAGTGGCGATGGTCTTCATCTCTTCGGTCTCGGTGAACTGGTCGAATGCGGCAAGGCCGGTCCCGGCAATCGTCTCGAATGCTACGACCAGAAGAGTCCGCGCTACTTCACGATGACGGGCCATGAGTTCCGCAGCGGCTACGATGTAACCGAACAGCAAGAAGGGCAGAGCTGGCTGCACGAACACTACTATAGCCAATCGGCCAAGCCTGTTGATTCGAATGTCGTTGAACTGGTGCAGCGGCAGGGCAAGGTCCTGACCGACGATGAAATTATTGAAAGGGCTTCCCACATCGGTGACGGCGAGCGATTCCGCAATCTGTTCCATGACGGCCACTGCTTCGATCATCCGAGTGCGTCTGAAGCAGACCTTGCCCTGTGCAACATGTTCGCCCGCTTCACGCGCGATGCGGACCAGATTGATGGACTCTTCCGGCGATCCGGCCTATACCGTGAAAAGTGGGACGAATCGCATACGGCGGGGCAGACCTACGGCCAGACGACGATCTCGAAGGCGCTGACCGGCGAGAACGCCGCGAAGCAAGTCGAAGCCGCTGTTCCGCGCACTGGTGGATTCGTCCGTGCTGCTGATGCAATGGCCGAAACGACCACCGTCGATTGGTTGATCGACGGTGTGATGGAACAGGGCACGTCCTGCATGCTGTTCGGTGCATCCGGCAGTGGCAAGAGTTTCGTTGCAATCGATTGGTCATGTTGCATCGCGACCGGCACCGACTGGCACGGCCAAGATGTCGCACCGGGTGCGGTTTTCTACATCGTCGGCGAAGGTCAGAAGGGCTTCAACCGACGACTGTTCGCTTGGGAAAAAGCAAACGACGTATCCTTGCACACCGCACCGCTATACCTATGGCAGTCGCCGGTTCCACTATCTGATCCCAACAGCGTGAAGCGGTTGGCCGACGACATCACGAAGGCCGCATCTGAGAACGAACCGCCACGAATGATCGTCATCGACACACTGGCGCGAAATATCGGTGGTGCGGACGAGAACAGTAACCGGGACATGGGCCTTCTCATGAACCTGTTGGATACCCACTTGCGTCTTCCTTTCAACGCATCTGTCGTCATCGTGCATCACTCGGGGAATGGCGACAAAGACAGGTTGCGCGGCGCATCTGGCCTGACTGGCGCTGTTGACTACGAATATCGCGTTGACAAGAAAGGTGACGAACGTTCCTTGGTCTGCAAGAAGAACAAAGAAGGTGAAGAAGGTACTGAACACCACTTCCGAATCGAGCGCGTACCCCTTGACGATGGAATGTCTTCTGCTGCCCTTGTAATGCTTGATGCGACATCGAAGAAAGCTGCTGGTGCGAAACTCGGTGATGCAGCGAAAACTTGCCTACGTGTTCTGCGGGACATCACCGAGTTCGAAGGCGTTGAACCGCCAGATGAACTGAAACAGGCATTGGGCTTGATGTATCCGCCGCTTGTCGTCCCGAAGAGTAAGTTGAAACAGGCATCAATCGAAGCGGGTATCAGCAATGGAAGCCCGGACGCATGCCGCAGGGCGTTTGATCGTGCCTTTGACCGACTGGTGAACGAAGCCAACTTGGTCGCAACCTACGGCGATTACGTCTGGTCGAAGTGA
- a CDS encoding IS256 family transposase: protein MTDATVSKKSKNPKAPKLFPDELIDQLLAQVQGKDAESILGESGLAGQLKKQLAERMLAAELSHHLAAETEQGRAGNHRNGTSPKTVLTPNGELKLDIPRDRQATFEPQLVGKYQRRLPGFDDHVISMYARGMSVREIQGHLLELYGLQVSPDLISTVTDEVLADVEQWQQRPLEAMYPIVYFDALRLKIRDEGTVKNKAVYLALGIRADGRKEVLGLWIEQTEGAKFWLKVFNELKNRGLHDILIAVVDGLRGFPEAIEAVYPAAQIQTCIVHLIRNSLNLASWKDRKPLAAAIKPIYQAATAEAAAAALDAFAQSEWGRKFPTVAAMWQRQWEQVIPFFAYPPEVRRIVYTTNAIESMHMQLRKIVKNRGHFPSDEAASKLLYLALRNIEKDWKMPPITWRQAVNQFAILFGERFTSAIN, encoded by the coding sequence ATGACCGATGCAACAGTGAGCAAGAAGAGCAAGAATCCGAAGGCACCAAAGCTGTTTCCCGATGAGCTGATCGATCAGTTGCTTGCCCAGGTTCAGGGCAAGGATGCCGAGTCGATCCTGGGCGAATCGGGGCTGGCCGGCCAGCTCAAGAAGCAACTGGCCGAGCGCATGCTCGCGGCCGAGTTGAGCCACCATCTGGCAGCCGAGACCGAGCAAGGCAGGGCCGGTAACCACCGCAACGGCACCAGCCCCAAGACGGTCCTGACGCCCAACGGCGAACTGAAGCTGGATATTCCGCGCGATCGACAGGCGACGTTTGAGCCGCAGTTGGTCGGCAAGTACCAACGCCGGCTGCCAGGCTTCGACGACCACGTGATCAGCATGTATGCGCGCGGCATGAGCGTTCGCGAGATTCAGGGCCATCTGCTGGAACTGTACGGGTTGCAGGTGTCGCCCGACCTGATTTCGACGGTCACCGACGAGGTGCTGGCCGACGTCGAACAGTGGCAGCAGCGCCCGCTCGAGGCCATGTATCCGATTGTGTACTTCGACGCGCTGCGGCTGAAGATCCGCGACGAAGGCACGGTCAAGAACAAGGCGGTCTATCTGGCGCTGGGCATCCGCGCCGACGGCCGCAAGGAAGTACTGGGTTTGTGGATCGAGCAAACCGAAGGCGCCAAGTTCTGGCTGAAGGTCTTCAACGAGCTGAAGAACCGCGGCTTGCACGACATCCTGATCGCGGTGGTCGATGGGTTGCGCGGCTTCCCCGAAGCGATCGAGGCGGTCTATCCGGCCGCCCAAATCCAGACCTGCATCGTGCATCTGATCCGCAATTCGCTGAATCTGGCGAGCTGGAAGGATCGCAAGCCGCTGGCTGCCGCGATCAAGCCGATCTACCAGGCCGCCACGGCCGAGGCGGCGGCAGCGGCGCTCGACGCCTTTGCGCAGAGCGAGTGGGGCCGCAAATTCCCTACCGTCGCGGCCATGTGGCAGCGCCAATGGGAACAGGTGATTCCCTTCTTTGCCTATCCGCCGGAGGTGCGTCGAATCGTATATACGACAAACGCTATCGAGAGCATGCACATGCAGTTGCGCAAGATCGTCAAGAACCGCGGCCACTTCCCGAGCGACGAAGCCGCCAGCAAACTGCTGTATCTGGCCTTGCGCAACATCGAAAAGGATTGGAAGATGCCGCCTATCACTTGGCGGCAAGCAGTTAATCAGTTCGCCATTCTGTTCGGCGAGCGATTCACCTCCGCCATCAACTGA
- a CDS encoding type ISP restriction/modification enzyme has protein sequence MFHLRGNQRTSGDVSRREGGKIFGGGSRAPIAISILVKNPDAAQHGQIYFHDIGDYLTREEKLVKISTFGSIEGITQVDGWRSITPDQHGDWLKQRDDRFGEYIALGDKDSKYDRKIFEIYSRGVATSRDAWCYNSSATTVSSNMTRMIDFYNTELYRFNKAFPGQEKKAREANVDDFVGSDPTQISWNRSLKQEFVKNRKCEYDAQSLTPSLYRPFAKQWLYFNRRLNDMVYQMPRIFPDATAGNLAIVTSGTGGRTAFTALMVNVIPSLHMADIDGSQCFPLYLYSEPADEITEVSPNAELFEAPTAATAHRERRDALTDEGLTHFQAAYPGQAITKEDVFYYVYGLLHSPDYRERYGDTLRKELPRIPCVKTPADFWAFSKAGRKLADLHINYETVAMYPLQIEGGGLLLTDNDYRVEKMRYGKNGKDKDLTTLIYNDKITIKGIPLEAYEYVVNGKPALDWVVERQCVKVDDGKNGSGIVNDANDYAIETMNNPRYPLELFQRVVTVSLETMKIVKSLPHLDIQQPGQTVGQLMEAKDEPDALTA, from the coding sequence GTGTTCCATCTGCGGGGAAATCAGCGAACTTCCGGTGATGTATCTCGCAGGGAAGGTGGCAAAATTTTTGGTGGCGGCAGCCGCGCACCGATTGCCATCTCGATTCTGGTCAAGAATCCGGACGCCGCGCAGCACGGCCAGATTTACTTCCATGACATCGGCGACTACCTGACGCGTGAAGAGAAGCTGGTGAAGATCAGCACCTTCGGCAGCATCGAAGGGATCACGCAAGTGGATGGTTGGCGGTCAATCACGCCCGACCAGCATGGAGATTGGTTGAAGCAGCGCGACGACCGCTTTGGTGAGTACATCGCCCTTGGCGACAAGGACAGCAAGTACGACCGAAAGATTTTTGAAATATATTCGCGTGGTGTGGCTACTAGTCGCGATGCGTGGTGCTACAACAGTTCCGCAACCACAGTGTCATCCAACATGACGCGGATGATCGATTTTTACAACACGGAGTTGTATCGCTTTAATAAGGCGTTTCCCGGTCAGGAAAAAAAAGCACGCGAAGCGAATGTTGACGACTTTGTTGGGAGCGATCCAACGCAGATCAGTTGGAATCGCAGCTTGAAGCAGGAATTCGTGAAGAATCGGAAGTGCGAGTATGACGCGCAGTCCCTGACGCCAAGTTTGTACCGTCCCTTCGCAAAGCAGTGGCTGTACTTCAATCGTCGTCTTAACGACATGGTGTACCAGATGCCGCGTATATTCCCTGACGCCACCGCCGGGAATCTGGCGATTGTGACATCAGGTACGGGCGGACGTACTGCGTTCACCGCGTTGATGGTGAATGTCATACCGAGTCTGCATATGGCGGACATCGACGGTTCCCAATGTTTCCCGTTGTACCTGTATAGCGAACCTGCGGATGAAATCACGGAAGTGTCGCCAAACGCCGAATTGTTCGAAGCGCCGACCGCAGCCACGGCGCATCGCGAACGTCGAGACGCACTGACGGATGAAGGGCTGACGCACTTTCAGGCTGCATATCCGGGCCAAGCGATCACCAAGGAAGACGTGTTCTATTACGTCTATGGCTTGCTGCATTCGCCGGACTACCGTGAACGATACGGTGATACGCTTCGGAAGGAGCTGCCGCGCATCCCATGCGTGAAGACGCCTGCCGACTTCTGGGCGTTCTCGAAGGCTGGTCGTAAGCTGGCCGACCTTCACATCAACTACGAGACTGTCGCGATGTACCCATTGCAGATCGAAGGCGGCGGGCTGTTGTTGACCGATAACGACTACCGTGTCGAGAAGATGCGATACGGCAAGAACGGCAAGGACAAGGACCTGACTACGCTGATCTACAACGACAAGATCACGATCAAGGGTATCCCGCTGGAAGCCTATGAATATGTTGTCAATGGCAAACCGGCCTTGGACTGGGTTGTCGAACGGCAGTGCGTCAAGGTTGACGATGGCAAGAACGGTAGTGGCATCGTCAACGACGCGAACGATTACGCCATCGAGACGATGAATAATCCGCGTTACCCGCTGGAACTGTTTCAGCGGGTCGTGACGGTCAGTCTGGAAACGATGAAGATCGTGAAGTCATTGCCGCATCTCGACATTCAGCAGCCGGGTCAGACTGTAGGACAGTTGATGGAAGCGAAGGACGAACCGGACGCGCTGACTGCGTGA